A single genomic interval of Picosynechococcus sp. PCC 7003 harbors:
- the arsC gene encoding arsenate reductase, glutathione/glutaredoxin type produces MKKIMFVCRRNSCRSQMAEGWAKHLGSGDVIVHSSGLEASRVHPGAIATMVEVGIDLTSQTSNALAEFNPEDYDAVISLCGCGVNLPTAWVTRPIFEDWHIQDPDGQPPEIFRNVRDEVQGQVNRLLKKLTS; encoded by the coding sequence ATGAAAAAAATTATGTTCGTCTGTCGGCGCAATTCCTGTCGCTCCCAAATGGCGGAGGGTTGGGCAAAACATCTTGGATCAGGAGATGTAATTGTCCATAGTTCTGGTCTCGAAGCTTCGCGGGTACATCCAGGGGCGATCGCCACCATGGTCGAAGTGGGCATTGATTTAACCTCACAAACCTCTAACGCTTTGGCCGAATTTAACCCAGAAGATTACGATGCGGTGATTTCCCTCTGTGGTTGCGGGGTCAATTTACCCACCGCCTGGGTGACACGGCCCATTTTTGAAGATTGGCACATTCAAGATCCCGATGGGCAGCCCCCCGAAATTTTCCGGAATGTCAGAGATGAAGTACAAGGACAAGTCAACCGGTTGCTAAAAAAGTTAACATCTTAG
- the arsB gene encoding ACR3 family arsenite efflux transporter: protein MVKTKAVQAGGQLNIFEKYLTLWVALCIVVGISLGRLFPAIAQSLDALSIYNVSLPIAVCLFFMMYPIMVKIDFSQAVKAAQTPKPVTLTLVINWLIKPFTMVFFAQFFLGYLFRPLLSATEIIRGTEIALADSYIAGCILLGIAPCTAMVLMWGYLSYSNQGHTLVMVAVNSLMMLFVYAPLGKWLLATNNLTVPWQTIVYSVLIYVGFPLAAGILSRQWLLRRYGRAWFETQFLQFLTPVAVLALLTTLVLLFALKGELIINQPLHILLIAIPLLIQTNVIFAIAYVAAQKLGFTYEDAAPAALIGASNHFEVAIATAVVLFGLNSGAALATVVGVLIEVPVMLMLVKVCQKTAFWFPREPEKATLPDPRCLNSGNF from the coding sequence ATGGTCAAAACCAAGGCGGTGCAGGCAGGGGGGCAGCTCAATATTTTTGAGAAATACCTGACCCTCTGGGTTGCTCTCTGTATTGTGGTGGGAATTTCGCTCGGTCGTCTTTTTCCGGCGATCGCTCAAAGCCTCGATGCCCTCAGTATCTACAATGTGTCGTTGCCGATTGCGGTGTGTCTGTTTTTTATGATGTACCCGATTATGGTGAAAATTGATTTTTCCCAAGCGGTTAAAGCGGCCCAAACGCCAAAACCGGTGACCCTCACGTTGGTGATTAATTGGCTAATTAAACCTTTTACGATGGTATTTTTCGCTCAGTTTTTTCTGGGGTATTTATTTCGGCCTTTGCTCAGCGCCACGGAAATCATCCGGGGGACGGAAATTGCCCTGGCGGATTCGTATATTGCAGGCTGCATTTTGTTGGGGATTGCTCCCTGTACGGCGATGGTGCTGATGTGGGGCTATCTGTCCTACAGCAACCAGGGTCACACCTTGGTGATGGTGGCAGTGAATTCTTTGATGATGCTCTTTGTCTATGCGCCCTTGGGGAAATGGCTCCTGGCGACGAATAATTTAACGGTGCCCTGGCAGACCATTGTGTACTCGGTTTTGATTTATGTGGGTTTCCCTTTAGCGGCGGGCATCTTGAGTCGGCAATGGCTCCTCCGTCGTTATGGTCGCGCTTGGTTTGAAACCCAGTTTTTGCAGTTTCTCACCCCGGTGGCGGTGCTGGCATTACTGACAACTTTGGTGCTGCTCTTTGCCCTCAAGGGAGAATTGATCATTAATCAACCTCTACATATTCTGCTGATCGCCATCCCGCTCCTGATCCAAACCAATGTCATTTTTGCGATCGCCTATGTTGCGGCCCAAAAGTTGGGATTTACCTATGAAGATGCGGCCCCGGCGGCCTTGATTGGGGCGAGTAATCATTTTGAGGTGGCGATCGCCACGGCAGTAGTGCTGTTTGGTTTAAACTCCGGGGCGGCCCTGGCAACGGTGGTGGGCGTTTTGATCGAAGTACCGGTGATGTTGATGTTGGTGAAGGTGTGTCAAAAAACGGCTTTTTGGTTTCCCCGGGAGCCGGAAAAGGCGACCTTACCCGATCCCCGTTGTCTTAATTCCGGCAATTTTTAG
- a CDS encoding helix-turn-helix transcriptional regulator, protein MPLTQDLTLILQGFKALGDPIRLEILERLRVQELCVCELCDVLDLKQSKLSFHLKILKESELVLTRQEGRWIYYRLNLAQFIALEAYLAEYRRFGEILPARPCAD, encoded by the coding sequence ATGCCCCTCACCCAAGACCTAACCCTAATTTTGCAGGGCTTCAAAGCCCTAGGAGATCCCATTCGTCTGGAGATCCTAGAACGGCTACGGGTCCAAGAATTGTGTGTTTGTGAGTTGTGTGATGTCTTGGATTTAAAGCAGTCCAAACTTTCTTTCCACCTAAAAATCCTCAAAGAGAGTGAGTTGGTACTGACCCGCCAAGAAGGGCGCTGGATTTACTATCGGTTGAATTTGGCCCAATTTATCGCCCTAGAAGCCTATTTGGCAGAATATCGCCGCTTTGGAGAAATCTTACCCGCTCGCCCCTGTGCAGACTAA
- a CDS encoding efflux RND transporter periplasmic adaptor subunit — translation MVQQLKAPIGLCLFLSLAFLSTGCALEQNSNAQPAGRPEQAEQPPLVEVAIATGTETAPTASYTGTTMALKKVVVRSRVEGQLLTLNAEVGDFIRQGQLLAAVEQDLPRTDVSEAQAELAARQFEVKEAESVLAEAKAQVERNRAELKQAEADARRLQQLAEAGAITAQQAEVAQTQQATAAQVLKASQEQVITRQQAIAATKKRVTAQQAILAQAQERLTYTQITAPQSGIVLSQQAEAGDTIQGGQTLVEIGDLSAIKVEVQISDRDLSQFAQGQLVNVALDAFPGETFPGEVTRISPVADAAARLIPIEITIPNPEGKIATGLLARVSLTNPNLTTAVMIPVSALNTGSNANQTTVFVPVTQGETTTVQARPVQVGPEDNGMVAILSGLSAGERYVVQGDRPLETGQTVRLSLLSE, via the coding sequence ATGGTTCAGCAACTCAAAGCCCCCATCGGTCTCTGTCTTTTCCTTTCGTTGGCGTTTCTCTCGACGGGGTGTGCCCTCGAACAAAATAGTAATGCCCAGCCGGCGGGCCGCCCAGAACAGGCAGAACAACCCCCCTTAGTCGAGGTGGCGATCGCCACTGGCACAGAAACCGCGCCCACTGCCAGCTACACCGGCACCACCATGGCCCTAAAAAAAGTAGTAGTCCGCTCCCGGGTCGAAGGGCAATTACTCACCCTCAATGCAGAAGTGGGTGATTTTATTCGCCAAGGTCAACTGCTCGCCGCCGTAGAACAGGATCTCCCCCGTACCGATGTTAGTGAAGCCCAAGCTGAACTGGCCGCCCGACAATTTGAAGTTAAAGAAGCAGAATCAGTTCTCGCCGAAGCCAAAGCCCAGGTAGAACGGAACCGGGCCGAACTCAAACAAGCTGAAGCCGATGCTCGTCGCCTCCAACAGTTAGCCGAAGCGGGAGCGATCACTGCCCAACAAGCCGAGGTTGCCCAAACCCAACAGGCCACCGCCGCCCAGGTGTTAAAAGCCAGCCAAGAGCAAGTCATTACCCGCCAACAGGCGATCGCCGCCACCAAAAAACGCGTCACCGCCCAACAAGCCATCCTCGCCCAGGCCCAGGAACGCCTCACCTATACCCAAATTACAGCGCCCCAAAGTGGCATTGTCCTTAGTCAGCAGGCCGAAGCTGGCGACACGATTCAAGGGGGACAAACCCTCGTCGAAATCGGTGATCTCAGCGCCATTAAAGTTGAAGTCCAGATTTCTGACCGGGATCTGAGCCAATTTGCCCAAGGCCAACTGGTTAATGTGGCCCTCGATGCCTTCCCTGGAGAAACCTTTCCCGGCGAAGTCACCCGCATTTCTCCCGTGGCTGATGCCGCCGCCCGTTTAATTCCCATTGAAATTACCATCCCCAATCCCGAAGGAAAAATTGCCACCGGGTTATTGGCGCGGGTCAGCCTCACAAATCCCAACCTCACAACCGCTGTCATGATTCCGGTGTCCGCCCTCAACACGGGCAGTAATGCCAACCAGACGACGGTATTTGTGCCCGTTACCCAAGGAGAAACAACGACTGTGCAAGCGCGTCCGGTGCAAGTTGGCCCGGAAGATAATGGCATGGTTGCTATCCTGAGTGGCCTTAGTGCTGGGGAACGGTATGTTGTCCAAGGCGATCGCCCCCTGGAAACTGGCCAAACAGTCCGCTTAAGTCTGCTGTCCGAATAA
- the rseP gene encoding RIP metalloprotease RseP: MSVLAAIAVLALLIVIHELGHFSAARLQNIHVNRFSIGFGPTLLKYQGKETEYAVRAFPLGGYVGFPDDDPDSDIPPEDPNLLRNRPVFDRAIVISAGVIANLIFAYFLLVVQAGTVGFQDINYQPGVRIPQVLTEVASPAAAAGIQNEDVVLAVNGKTLPSGQAALEELRVLIQEAPNETLNLQLQRGEETLTLDVTPDAGSDGQGKIGVMLAPNGEIVRNRAGNPIAALQAGSREFQRLASLTVQGFGQLIFNFQETAQQVAGPVAIVAVGADLAKDDLSNLFQFGSLISINLAIINILPLPALDGGQLAFLLVEGIRGKPLPMRLQENIMQTGLVLLLGLGVFLIVRDTVNLAFFQNLIR, translated from the coding sequence ATGTCCGTACTGGCGGCGATCGCAGTTTTGGCACTCCTCATCGTGATCCATGAGTTGGGTCACTTCTCAGCAGCCCGACTTCAAAATATCCATGTCAACCGCTTTTCCATTGGCTTTGGGCCGACCCTACTCAAATACCAAGGCAAAGAAACCGAGTATGCGGTGCGAGCCTTCCCCCTCGGTGGCTACGTGGGCTTTCCCGATGACGACCCAGACAGTGATATTCCCCCAGAAGACCCGAATCTCTTGCGTAACCGTCCCGTCTTTGACCGGGCCATTGTGATCAGTGCCGGGGTCATTGCCAATTTAATTTTTGCCTACTTCCTCCTCGTCGTACAGGCAGGCACCGTGGGCTTCCAAGACATTAACTATCAACCAGGTGTACGCATCCCCCAAGTATTAACGGAAGTCGCTTCCCCGGCAGCAGCAGCAGGCATCCAAAACGAAGATGTTGTCCTGGCCGTTAATGGCAAAACCCTCCCCAGTGGCCAAGCCGCCCTTGAGGAATTGCGGGTGCTGATTCAAGAAGCCCCCAACGAAACCCTCAATTTGCAACTCCAACGGGGCGAAGAAACGCTCACCCTAGATGTAACCCCCGATGCGGGTAGTGATGGCCAAGGAAAAATTGGTGTGATGTTAGCTCCCAATGGTGAAATTGTGCGCAACCGCGCCGGTAATCCCATTGCCGCTCTCCAGGCGGGCTCTCGGGAATTTCAACGGCTTGCAAGTCTTACGGTGCAAGGATTTGGTCAACTGATTTTCAATTTCCAAGAAACAGCCCAACAGGTAGCTGGTCCCGTGGCGATCGTGGCGGTGGGAGCAGATTTAGCGAAAGATGATTTGAGCAATTTGTTCCAATTCGGTTCACTCATTAGCATTAACCTGGCGATTATTAATATTTTGCCCTTACCCGCTTTAGACGGCGGCCAACTGGCCTTTCTCCTAGTAGAAGGAATTCGTGGTAAACCTCTGCCGATGCGCCTCCAGGAAAACATTATGCAAACGGGCTTAGTCCTGTTGCTTGGTCTTGGGGTCTTCCTCATTGTGCGCGACACTGTGAATCTGGCTTTTTTCCAGAATTTAATTCGTTAA
- a CDS encoding DUF3493 domain-containing protein encodes MSQKFTPEKMARLRAEAKNPYRSLRQFIYLCFGLSGGVGGMIFLLQIAAGRDLEQAIPNLAVQAGVVGLMIFLWRWENKNKLASQEKK; translated from the coding sequence ATGAGTCAAAAGTTCACCCCCGAAAAAATGGCGCGTCTGCGGGCGGAAGCCAAAAATCCCTACCGTTCGCTCCGCCAATTTATTTACCTATGCTTTGGGTTATCTGGGGGCGTTGGAGGAATGATTTTTTTGTTGCAAATTGCCGCTGGTCGGGATTTAGAACAGGCGATTCCGAATCTTGCGGTGCAGGCTGGGGTTGTGGGCTTAATGATTTTTCTCTGGCGCTGGGAGAACAAAAATAAACTCGCCAGTCAAGAGAAAAAATAG
- a CDS encoding LD-carboxypeptidase, which yields MDKLMLPPWLQPGDLLKVIAPSGRLLEQDAFWAGVDIWRSQGYRVELTTGWDTRWGYLAGTDQGRRQALAEAWFDPDCKGILCARGGYGGMRLLEAWDWKIDQVTPKWLIGFSDITSLLWSLSTVGIASIHGPVLTTFAAEPNWSKQRLFDFLVGKPLEPLQGRGWGNGQVAGVLLPGNLTVATHILKTPLQPDFDNVILALEDVTEAPYRIDRLLTQWRLLGAFEKIKGIALGRFSQCDELGSADSFRVLEVLGDRLRDLNIPIVAELPFGHDGVNAALPVGVPVILDGDRGLLSFPEKLPPISTASAMG from the coding sequence ATGGATAAATTAATGCTGCCCCCTTGGTTACAACCAGGGGATTTATTGAAAGTGATTGCCCCTAGTGGTCGTTTGTTAGAACAGGACGCCTTTTGGGCTGGGGTAGATATTTGGCGATCGCAGGGGTATCGGGTAGAACTGACGACAGGTTGGGATACGCGCTGGGGTTATTTGGCCGGCACTGATCAGGGACGACGGCAAGCCTTGGCCGAAGCATGGTTTGATCCGGACTGCAAAGGGATTTTGTGTGCGCGGGGCGGCTATGGGGGGATGCGCCTTTTAGAAGCTTGGGACTGGAAAATTGACCAAGTGACTCCCAAATGGCTCATTGGTTTTTCGGACATCACCAGCTTGCTCTGGAGCTTAAGCACCGTAGGCATTGCCAGCATCCACGGCCCCGTTTTAACGACTTTTGCGGCAGAACCCAATTGGTCAAAGCAAAGATTATTTGATTTCTTGGTGGGAAAACCCCTCGAGCCGCTTCAGGGTAGGGGCTGGGGTAATGGCCAAGTTGCAGGGGTGCTATTACCTGGAAATTTGACAGTGGCGACTCACATTCTGAAAACACCATTGCAGCCAGATTTTGATAACGTAATTTTGGCCCTCGAAGATGTGACGGAAGCGCCCTACCGGATTGATCGCCTGTTAACTCAATGGCGACTGCTGGGGGCTTTTGAAAAAATCAAAGGCATTGCCCTCGGTCGTTTCAGTCAATGTGACGAGTTGGGTTCAGCCGATAGTTTTAGGGTGCTAGAAGTGCTAGGCGATCGCCTGCGGGATTTAAACATTCCCATTGTTGCCGAGCTGCCCTTTGGCCATGATGGTGTGAATGCTGCCTTACCCGTGGGGGTTCCGGTGATTTTAGATGGCGATCGCGGTTTACTCTCTTTCCCGGAGAAGCTGCCCCCCATTAGCACCGCTTCGGCAATGGGGTAA